The following are from one region of the Segatella oris genome:
- the spt gene encoding serine palmitoyltransferase yields MGQLQERYKNYREPQKYMKAGVYPYFRAITSKQGTEVDMAGHKVLMFGSNAYTGLTGDKRVIEAAKKALDKYGSGCAGSRFLNGTLDIHVQLEKELAEFMHKDDTLCFSTGFSVNQGVLAQVVGKGDYIICDDRDHASIVDGRRLSFARQLHYKHNDMEDLERVLKGLPHEAIKLIVVDGVFSMEGDLAKLPEIVELKHKYNCSVMVDEAHGLGVFGKQGRGVCDHFGLTDEIDLIMGTFSKSLASIGGFIASDKDTINFLRHTCRTYIFSASNTPAATAAAMEALHIIQEEPERIEHLWEVTKYALNRFREEGFEIGETESPIIPLYVHDVEKTFLVTKLAFDAGVFINPVIPPACAPQDTLVRFALMASHTKEEVERGVQALKKIFVEQGIIK; encoded by the coding sequence ATGGGACAATTACAAGAAAGATACAAGAATTATCGTGAGCCTCAGAAGTACATGAAGGCTGGTGTGTACCCATATTTCCGCGCTATAACCAGTAAGCAGGGTACAGAAGTTGATATGGCTGGTCATAAGGTATTGATGTTTGGTTCAAACGCCTATACCGGCCTTACTGGTGACAAGCGTGTGATAGAAGCAGCCAAGAAAGCCCTTGACAAGTATGGTTCGGGTTGCGCAGGAAGTCGTTTCCTGAATGGTACTCTTGATATTCACGTGCAGTTAGAGAAAGAACTTGCCGAATTCATGCACAAGGATGACACGCTTTGTTTCTCTACTGGTTTCTCTGTTAATCAGGGAGTATTGGCCCAGGTGGTAGGTAAGGGTGACTATATTATCTGCGATGATCGTGACCATGCAAGTATTGTTGACGGTCGTCGCCTTTCTTTTGCCCGCCAGCTTCACTATAAGCACAACGATATGGAAGATTTGGAGCGTGTGCTGAAAGGTCTTCCCCACGAGGCAATCAAGCTGATTGTCGTTGACGGTGTGTTCTCTATGGAGGGTGATTTGGCTAAGTTGCCGGAAATAGTAGAACTGAAACATAAGTACAATTGCTCTGTCATGGTAGACGAAGCCCATGGTTTAGGTGTCTTTGGAAAGCAGGGGCGTGGTGTTTGTGACCATTTCGGACTGACTGACGAGATTGATTTGATTATGGGAACTTTCTCAAAGAGTCTGGCTTCTATCGGTGGTTTTATTGCCAGCGACAAGGATACCATCAACTTCCTGCGCCACACTTGCCGTACCTATATATTCAGTGCGTCAAACACTCCGGCAGCAACAGCAGCAGCTATGGAGGCACTTCATATCATCCAGGAGGAGCCCGAGCGCATTGAGCACCTGTGGGAAGTGACCAAGTATGCTTTGAATCGCTTCCGTGAAGAAGGCTTTGAGATTGGCGAAACCGAAAGTCCTATCATTCCGTTGTACGTGCATGATGTTGAAAAGACATTCCTTGTAACGAAGTTGGCCTTTGATGCCGGTGTCTTCATCAACCCTGTTATTCCTCCTGCATGTGCTCCGCAAGACACTTTAGTGCGCTTTGCTTTAATGGCAAGTCATACGAAGGAAGAGGTGGAGCGTGGTGTTCAGGCATTGAAGAAAATCTTTGTTGAACAGGGAATCATCAAGTAA
- a CDS encoding tetratricopeptide repeat protein, with the protein MNNQDHLDSKAFQKALLQYEEARRSGEEIYLDSDVLTSIAEYYDRNQRTAEAIETIDYAIRLFPGSVLPLVFRARMAWMIEDNIESAKQYLACVTDKDCLEYYYTTAEIKITEGLSDEANQYLYDHISDVEDDELDSYFIEVAILFADYDEFELANQWIERCEDDTDPDYWETMGRIEMGLGHLEESERIFTDLIDKDPFCEAHWNHLAATQLLENKFIESISSSGYSLAINPNDAEALLNKGNGLFALGQNEEALKCFEKFAALCPKEVNGEMMKGMVLAEMKKNDEALFHLYKAESLCQKNDHFRLQIYEQIAYILSKQDKLDEALAYVDKCEGLPLNEPFELSLLRGHLYLEHQETGKAAKIFHEALVKSKNTPEMYLKIAVSFLDNGYADSAYEILKNMSGVTTRTQLPVYPYLAVCCLELGYQQEYEEAVKKAVCYTPAEAKLVLGPYFPDEMEPEDYYHYLINNKNNFS; encoded by the coding sequence TTGAATAATCAAGATCATTTAGACAGCAAGGCTTTCCAAAAGGCTTTACTGCAATATGAAGAAGCACGCAGGTCAGGAGAAGAAATCTATCTTGACTCGGATGTACTTACGAGTATTGCAGAATACTATGACCGCAATCAACGGACTGCCGAGGCTATCGAAACGATTGATTATGCCATCCGTCTGTTTCCCGGTTCAGTGTTGCCACTCGTTTTCAGAGCACGAATGGCCTGGATGATTGAAGACAACATCGAGAGTGCCAAGCAGTATCTTGCATGCGTTACAGACAAAGATTGTTTAGAATATTACTACACTACAGCTGAAATCAAGATTACGGAAGGACTGTCAGATGAAGCCAATCAGTATCTGTATGACCATATTTCAGATGTGGAAGACGATGAACTCGACAGTTATTTCATTGAAGTGGCCATTCTGTTTGCCGATTATGATGAATTTGAATTAGCCAACCAATGGATTGAACGATGTGAAGACGACACAGACCCTGACTATTGGGAAACTATGGGACGGATAGAAATGGGACTTGGACACTTGGAAGAAAGTGAGCGTATCTTTACAGATTTGATTGATAAAGACCCTTTCTGTGAAGCCCACTGGAACCATCTGGCCGCCACACAACTGTTGGAAAATAAGTTCATTGAGAGCATTTCGAGTAGCGGATACTCCTTAGCTATCAATCCAAACGATGCTGAAGCCCTGCTCAACAAGGGTAATGGACTCTTTGCCTTGGGACAGAATGAAGAGGCACTGAAATGCTTTGAGAAGTTCGCTGCACTCTGTCCGAAAGAGGTCAACGGCGAAATGATGAAAGGAATGGTATTGGCCGAGATGAAGAAAAACGACGAAGCTCTTTTCCACCTCTACAAAGCCGAGTCACTTTGTCAGAAGAATGACCATTTCCGTCTGCAGATTTATGAACAGATAGCCTATATCCTTTCCAAGCAAGATAAGCTTGATGAAGCTTTGGCCTATGTTGACAAATGCGAAGGCCTACCGCTAAACGAGCCGTTTGAACTGTCACTTCTTCGTGGACATCTGTATCTCGAACATCAAGAAACGGGCAAGGCTGCTAAGATTTTCCACGAGGCTTTGGTCAAAAGTAAAAACACTCCAGAGATGTATTTGAAGATAGCAGTGTCGTTTCTGGATAATGGTTATGCCGACTCTGCCTACGAAATTCTCAAGAATATGTCGGGAGTGACAACGCGAACACAACTGCCCGTCTATCCCTATCTTGCCGTCTGCTGCCTCGAATTAGGTTATCAACAGGAATATGAAGAAGCCGTAAAGAAAGCAGTATGCTACACTCCGGCAGAGGCAAAATTGGTTTTGGGACCTTATTTCCCTGATGAAATGGAGCCTGAAGACTACTATCATTATCTTATCAACAACAAAAACAATTTCTCATGA
- a CDS encoding DedA family protein: protein MNWLSTLLGNLNYGTIFLLMLLESTVIPVPSEFVVSPAAYHAAGGNLDIWLVILFSTLGADCGATINYLAGHFLGRPIIYRFANSKWGKMCLLNQHKVEKSEKYFYDHGMVATITGRLIPGIRHLISIPAGLAKMKYWQFLLYTTIGAGAWNCILAALGWYLHSAVPEDQLNDKIMEYGDYIKFFIMVAVAIAFVYFLFKWYFNRRRQQGLDEEK, encoded by the coding sequence ATGAATTGGTTATCAACACTATTAGGAAACCTCAACTATGGTACGATTTTCCTACTAATGTTACTTGAAAGTACAGTTATCCCAGTCCCTTCTGAATTCGTTGTTTCGCCAGCAGCCTATCATGCAGCAGGCGGAAACTTAGATATCTGGCTCGTTATCCTGTTTTCTACACTTGGAGCAGACTGCGGAGCAACCATCAACTACCTTGCCGGCCACTTCTTAGGTCGCCCGATTATCTATCGCTTTGCCAATAGTAAATGGGGCAAGATGTGTCTGCTCAATCAGCATAAAGTCGAGAAAAGCGAGAAATATTTCTATGACCATGGTATGGTAGCGACCATTACCGGCCGCCTGATTCCTGGCATACGCCACCTTATTTCCATTCCTGCAGGATTAGCAAAAATGAAATATTGGCAATTCCTTCTCTACACAACAATCGGTGCCGGAGCATGGAACTGCATCCTTGCAGCTCTCGGTTGGTATCTGCATTCTGCTGTACCGGAAGATCAACTCAACGATAAAATCATGGAATATGGCGATTATATCAAGTTCTTCATCATGGTTGCAGTCGCCATTGCCTTCGTCTATTTCCTCTTTAAATGGTATTTCAATCGCAGAAGACAGCAGGGGTTGGATGAAGAAAAGTAA
- a CDS encoding diacylglycerol/lipid kinase family protein yields the protein MEKKKIIFIMNPISGTASKAGIPKLIERYLDHEAFDYEIKLTEYAGHASVIATEAKDNHVDIVVAVGGDGTVNEVARAIVHSQTALGIIPCGSGNGLARHLLLPLNMAKAIKIINACEIHQLDYGIINEHPFFCTCGMGFDAFVSHKFAEAGKRGPITYVENVLKEGLKYKPETYEIRDESGTTRLKAFLISCANASQYGNNAYIAPQASMSDGLMDIIVMQPFDAFEAPQISIDMFNKTLDKNSKIKTFRCKHLHIHRNKPGYIHYDGDPVMTGEDIEVELKEKGINIIVNPHGDKRLRRPNAIQNAAADLFNEFNSLRKDINRQSRHILAINKKIQRRLNL from the coding sequence ATGGAGAAAAAAAAGATTATTTTCATTATGAACCCCATTTCGGGAACGGCCAGCAAAGCCGGAATTCCCAAACTGATTGAACGCTATCTTGACCACGAAGCTTTCGACTATGAAATCAAACTCACTGAATATGCGGGACATGCCAGCGTGATTGCCACTGAAGCTAAGGACAACCATGTCGACATTGTCGTTGCTGTGGGCGGTGACGGAACGGTCAACGAGGTGGCACGCGCTATCGTTCATTCACAGACTGCCTTGGGCATTATCCCCTGTGGTTCGGGGAATGGGCTTGCCCGTCATTTGCTGTTACCCCTCAACATGGCTAAGGCAATCAAGATTATCAACGCCTGCGAAATTCATCAACTCGATTACGGCATCATTAATGAGCACCCGTTTTTCTGCACCTGTGGCATGGGCTTTGACGCTTTCGTCAGTCATAAGTTTGCCGAAGCAGGCAAGCGCGGCCCTATCACCTACGTAGAAAACGTATTGAAAGAGGGCCTGAAATACAAGCCTGAAACCTATGAAATCCGTGATGAAAGCGGCACCACACGACTCAAAGCCTTTCTCATTTCGTGTGCCAATGCCTCACAATATGGCAACAATGCCTATATTGCACCGCAGGCTTCCATGAGCGACGGACTCATGGATATCATCGTCATGCAGCCTTTTGATGCCTTTGAAGCACCGCAGATCAGTATCGACATGTTCAACAAGACACTCGACAAGAACTCTAAAATCAAGACTTTCCGCTGCAAACACCTACACATCCACCGCAATAAACCGGGCTATATCCACTACGATGGCGACCCCGTAATGACCGGTGAAGACATTGAAGTGGAATTGAAAGAGAAGGGCATCAACATCATCGTGAACCCCCATGGCGACAAACGACTGCGTAGACCAAACGCAATTCAGAATGCTGCAGCCGACCTTTTCAATGAATTCAACAGCCTTCGCAAAGATATCAACCGCCAGAGCAGGCACATATTGGCAATCAACAAGAAAATACAAAGGAGATTGAATCTCTAA